The nucleotide sequence ctcgctctctctctctctctctctctctctctacatctctctctctccgtctctacatctctctctctctctctctctcatctctctctctctctctacatctctctctctctctctctacatctctctctctccgtctctctacatctctctacctctctcgctctctctctcactctctctctccccatctctctctctccgtctctctacatctctctctctctctctctctctttctctcactattTTTCTTTTCCTTGCTTTCTTTTCAATTCAATTTATTGgttatgggaaacatatgtttacattgccaaagcaagtgaaatagataatcaaccataaacagtaacagtaaacattacattcacaaaagttccaaaataataacaacatttcaaatgtcacatgTCTATATACcttgttgtaatgatgtgcaaatagttccccgaaaggggaaataaataaacataaatataggttgtatttacaatggtgtttgttcttcactagttgcccttttcttgtggcaacatgtcacaaatgttgctgctgtgatggcacactggaatttcacccagtggatatgggagtttatcaaaattggatttgtttttgatttatttgtgggtctgtgtaatctgaggtaaatatgtgtctctaatatgttaatacatttggcagaaggttaggaagtgcagctcagtttccacctcattttgagggcagtgagcacatagcctgtcttctcttgagagccggGTCTGCCATTGGCAGCCTTTTTCAATAGCAAggatatgctcactgagtctgtacatcaTGAAAGATTTCCTTCATttttggtcagtcacagtggtcacgtattctgccactgtgtactctctgtttagggccaaatagcattctagtttgctcagtttttttgtaaattctttccaatgtgtcaagtaattatcttttttgttttctcatgattttctctctcttcatccccatccctctcggtcttcctgcccctctctctccctccctctatctatcccccctATTCTCTaatctctcctttaccctccccctcccccggACATGCATCTGTAGAACTCAAGCTCAGACACTAGGATCCAGTTGGACCTGGGGCTGTGGGATAAGTTCAGTGAGCTGGCCACCAAATGTATCATCAGGGTTGTGGAGTTTGCCAAACGGGTTCCTGGTTTCACCGGCCTGACTATAACTGACCAGATCACCCTCCTCAAAGCGGCCTGTCTGGACATTCtggtgagtggtgtgtgtgtgtgtactgtacgtttgtgtgtgtatactgtatgcgTGAGGggatgtatatgtgtgtgtacggcaccatcatcatcatctccaAAGCACATCTGGCACCTCATCAACTGGCCTGTGTGGAGTACAGGAACGGTTCAGGCACTATAGACCTGCTGTTACATTGTCTGTCAGCCACAGTGTGCTGTTTGGGGCAGACACTATGGATCTGCTGTCACATTGTCTCAGCATACGTTTGTGCTGAAGACAGACACAGTGGTGGAGGGTTCAGACACAGTGGTGGTGGGTTGTAACAGAGTGTTACCGCTGGAGGCATGTTTTATTCTCTTTCATCTCCCCATATCTTCTGGTTTTCATTGTCAACTCTGTGCTTCTCCAGCACCATCAAAGGTTGGTAGATTCTCACTAGGTGCACCATCATGATTCACTCACGGCTCTATTTTCTCGACGGGGAAATCTTTAATCTGAAATCAAAGCATTATCATGTTTATTTTACATTACTGACGTGGTTTCTAATGAGGCGTGCAGGGATAATTACTGTGCAGATTGATGGTGATTTAGGCCGTTTGTGAAACTTGACTCAGTGCCTTGCTATGATGTAGCGTTATTTAAGCTACAAATGTTTTTTAAGGAGTTTTTAAGgagtctttctctatctctctctacctgatctATCTATCTCTTTCTACCTGAtctatctttctctatctctctctacctgatctATCTATCTCTTTCTACCTGATCtatatttctctatctctctctacctgatctatctttctctatctctctctacctgatctatctatctctttctacctgatctatctttctctttctctatctctctctacctgatctatctatctctttctacctgatctatctttctctttctctatctctctacctgatctatctatctctttctacctgatctatctttctctttctctatctctctctacctgatctatatttctctatctctctctacctgatctatctttctctatctctctcgacCTGAtctatctttctctatctctctcgacCTGAtctatctttctctatctctctcgacCTGAtctatctttctctatctctctctacatgatctgtctttctctatatctctctacctgatatgtttatctctctctacctgatctgtctttctctatctctgtctacatgatctgtctctctttctctatctctctctacttgatatgtttatctctctctacttgatctgtctttctctatctctctctacctgatatgtttatctctctctacctgatctctttctctatctctgtctacctgatctgtctctctttctctatctctctctacctgatctatctttctctatctctctctacctgatctatctttctctatctctctctacctgatctgtctatctctttctacCTGAtctatctttctctatctctctctacctgatctgtctatctatctttctctatctctctctacctgatctgtctatctctttctctatctacctaatctgtctatctctctctctacctgatctGTCTATCTCTTTTGACCTGTTCTATCTATCTGTCactttctctatatctctctacctgatctgtctgtctgtctctatctctctctacctgatctgtctctctttctctatctctctctacatgatctgtctttctctatctctctctacctgatatgtttatctctctctacctgatctgtctttctctatctctgtctacctgatctgtctctctttctctatctctctctacttgatatgtttatctctctctacttgatctgtctttctctatctctctctacctgatatgtttatctctctctacctgatctgtctttctctatctctgtctagctgatctgtctctctttctctatctctctctacttgatatgtttatctctctctacttgatctgtctgtctctatctctctctacctgatctgtctctctttctctatctctctctacatgatctgtctttctctatctctctctacttgatatgtttatctctctctacttgatctgtctttctctatctctctctacttgatatgtttatctctctctacttgatctgtctgtctctatctctctctacctgatctgtttctctttctctatctctctctacatgatctgtctttctctatctctctctacttgatatgtttatctctctctacttgatctctctttctctatctctctctacctgatatgtttatctctctctacctgatctgtctttctctatctctgtctaccTGATATGTTTATCTCTCTACTTGATCGGCCTTTCTCGATCTCTCGACGTGATCCTTTTTTCTTATGCAGACTAGATGTAGGTTTGTGTTTTACCTCTATACTTCTCTCGCTTTTTTTGCCTTTCATGTCTTTGTATTTTAAtttccatccccctcttcttGAACATGCATCTCACCATTGCCTTTTTCTATACTGTCCCTTtctatactctctatactacccctTATGTCTCCTGTAGATTCTGCGGATCTGTACAAGGTACACTCCTGACCAGGACACTATGACCTTCTCAGATGGGCTGACCTTGACACGTACACAGATCCACAACGCTGGCTTTGGCCCGCTCACAGACCAGGTGTTCACCTTCGCCGGCCAGCTGCTGCCCTTGGAGATGGATGACACAGAAAGTGGCCTCCTCAGCGCCATCTGCCTGGTGTCTGGAGGTACTGCAACTATCCATAGCTTCAGTTACAGGCAAAGTTTTTATAAAACAATATTTTTGGAGTTTTATGAATGGATGTACTTTTAGTATAACTATTTACTCTAATAAATTAACCTCACTCGTTTTTGTGTATAGAAGTTTCTGTGGGTGTAGTTAAATTCTACATATATCAAATCaacttttattggtcacatacacatggttagcagatgttaatgtgagtgtagcgaaatgcttgttcttctagttctgaccatgcagtaatatctaacaagtaatctaacaaattcacaaccaCTACCTaattacacacaagtgtaaaggaatgaataagaatatgtacatataaatatatggatgagcgatggccgtgcggcataggcaagatgcagtagatggtatagagtacagtatatacatattagatgagtaatgtagggtatgtaaacattatataaagtggcattgtttaaagtgactagtgatacctttattaaatccatttatttaagtggccagagatttgagtcagtatattagcagcagccactcaatgttagtgatggctgtttaacagtatgatggccttgagatagaagttgtttttcagtctctcgtccctgctttgatgcacctgtactgatctcgccttctggatgatagtggggtgaacaggcagtggctcggatggtggttgtccttgatgatctttatggccttcctgtgacattggatggtgtaggtgtcctggagggcaggtagtttgccccaggtgatgcgttgtgcagaccgcactaccctctggagagccttgcggttgaaggcggtgcagttgccgtaccaggcggtgatacagcccgacaggatgttctcaattgtgcatctgtaaaagtttgagtgttttaggtgacaggccaaatttcttctgcctcctgaggttgaagaggcgctgttgttcttcaccacgctgtctgtgtggttggaccatttcagtttcagCTTCACTACTGTGccatcaatgtggatgggggggtgctccctctgctgtttcctgaagtccacgatcttctttgtttttgtttacgttgagtgtgaggttattttcctgacaccacactctccgagccctcacctcctccctgtaggtcgtcttgtagttgttggtaatcaagcctaccactgtaatgtcgtctgcaaacttgatgattgagttggaagcgtgcatggccacgcagtcatgggtgaacagggagtacaggaggggactgagaacGTACCCTtgtagggccccagtgttgaggatcagcgggatggagatgttgttacctaccctcgcCACCTGGGGGCGCCACGTCAGAAGTTCAggtcccagttgcacagggcggggtcgtgACCCAGGGGctcaagcttaatgacgagtttggatgGTACTATGGCGTTAAATTCTGAGctataatcaatgaacagcattcttacataagtattcctctagatgggatagggcagtgtgatggcgattgcatcgtcaatggacctattggggaggtaagcaaattggagtatgtctagggtatcaggtagggtggaggtgatgtgatccttgactagtctcccaaagcgcttcatgatgacagaagtgagtacaacggggcgatagtcatttagttcagttaccttagattTCACGTGTTGTCACACAAATTAGATATGAGCTGAATTAGCAGATGAATGATGTGTCGGTGTCACACTGACAATGTCTCTCCTGTGTCAGACCGCCAGGACCTGGAGGAGCCGTCTAAGGTGGAGGTCCTGCAAGAGCCCTTACTGGAGGCCTTGAAGATCTACTCCCGTAAACGCCGGCCCAGCATGCCCCTCATGTTCCCCAAGGTCCTCATGAAGATAACCGACCTGCGCAGCATCAGCGCCAAAGGTTAGAGGTCAACTCCCTATCGGCCATGACACTTACTTTGACCTTAAGTCTGTTGGCTTGGCTTCATGACTGTTATAACCAGGTGTTATGGCATATTGTGATTTTACAACACCAGTGCACATCCAACGCTAATTTATGGATGTAGTGTAAAGAGAGAAGTAGAAAATCAGGGGTGACCCGTGGATGTCGGTGTGGGCAACAAGCCTAGTCAGTGTAAAAACCCTTTCAGACATGCTGGGTGGTGGTGGGTTAAATAGGAACAAATAAAGGAAATGTGCCTCTCATGAGAGTGAAAGAGTTAAGAAACACTTCTACTACTCTATAAAGTGTCATTTACATTTTCCATTCTAATTACACAGGAGCTGAGCGAGTGGTGACGTTGAAGATGGAGATCCCAGGTTCCATGCCTCCTCTTATCCAGGAGATgctggaggagatggagaacCTGGAGAAGCAGAAGCATTCTGAGGAGGAGCCGAGAGCAGACAAGaacatcacacccacacacacacactctccatgtCCACACAGTACATAGACACTGGCCT is from Oncorhynchus gorbuscha isolate QuinsamMale2020 ecotype Even-year linkage group LG19, OgorEven_v1.0, whole genome shotgun sequence and encodes:
- the LOC124006234 gene encoding retinoic acid receptor beta-like isoform X1 translates to MFDYMDFLAVGPGETLDFYTASPCMLLEPSQTACFTGLTETEWQVHRVAQSVETQSSSSEDLFASPLSPLPPPRTYKPCFVCQDKSSGYHYGVSACEGCKGFFRRSVQKNMVYTCHRDSNCIINKITRNRCQYCRLQRCFAAGMSRECVAHKGNHTRAVRNDRSKRTEKKETPKMTIIETYELTAELGCIVEKICRAHRETFPSLCQLGKYTTNSSSDTRIQLDLGLWDKFSELATKCIIRVVEFAKRVPGFTGLTITDQITLLKAACLDILILRICTRYTPDQDTMTFSDGLTLTRTQIHNAGFGPLTDQVFTFAGQLLPLEMDDTESGLLSAICLVSGDRQDLEEPSKVEVLQEPLLEALKIYSRKRRPSMPLMFPKVLMKITDLRSISAKGAERVVTLKMEIPGSMPPLIQEMLEEMENLEKQKHSEEEPRADKNITPTHTHSPCPHST
- the LOC124006234 gene encoding retinoic acid receptor beta-like isoform X2, whose product is MFDYMDFLAVGPGETLDFYTASPCMLLEPSQTACFTGLTETEWQVHRVAQSVETQSSSSEDLFASPLSPLPPPRTYKPCFVCQDKSSGYHYGVSACEGCKGFFRRSVQKNMVYTCHRDSNCIINKITRNRCQYCRLQRCFAAGMSRESVRNDRSKRTEKKETPKMTIIETYELTAELGCIVEKICRAHRETFPSLCQLGKYTTNSSSDTRIQLDLGLWDKFSELATKCIIRVVEFAKRVPGFTGLTITDQITLLKAACLDILILRICTRYTPDQDTMTFSDGLTLTRTQIHNAGFGPLTDQVFTFAGQLLPLEMDDTESGLLSAICLVSGDRQDLEEPSKVEVLQEPLLEALKIYSRKRRPSMPLMFPKVLMKITDLRSISAKGAERVVTLKMEIPGSMPPLIQEMLEEMENLEKQKHSEEEPRADKNITPTHTHSPCPHST